ATTTAAAATCTCTTCCATGGTGAACTTGCCGTGCCTTTTCTGGATCGAGCAAACCCTACCCTCCTTGTCTATTGCCAAAGTTATGGCCGCATCGGAGACCTGCTCCTCCTCAAGCACGGGATCCAAAAGCAGCTGGTCCCCTATCTTGACGAACGTGAAGTTTATGGGGAGGTCCTTCAGGTTCACCCTCCACTTCTCTTCCTTGACCTCTATCTCACCGTCCTCCTTTACCTCCACCTTGGGGATCTCGGCCCTTCCGAGGGCTATGAGGCTAGCGATGGTCAGGGCGTCCTCTAGATTCCCGTCGTAGTCCAGCACATACATGTCAAGGAAGAGCATGTAGACGAGTTTACCCTCCACTATCACGAGGGAGGACATGTCGACCGCATCAGCGCTCCTTATAGCTCTGTCCACTACTCTCGCAACCTCGATGGCGTTCTCATTAGGAGGACCCGGCTCGAATGTTGGAGAGGCAAGTGGAAGCAGCTCTGTGTTAGACACTAGTACTCCCTTGTCTGGCGTGTCGGGGAAGGGTTCTCCCACATCAGCTTTCACGCCGACCAGCACTTGGGTGTTCCCCAGTTTTATCCAAGCCTCGCCCTCCGCCTTGGTGAATGTCCCCTCCTTCACCTCTATTGGTCTGTAGTCTTGGAACCCCCTACCATCGATCCTCTGGCCCTTCGATACCAGATCCTTAACGTACTCCTTGAGCAGGTTGTGGGTGAGCATCTCGGATTCGAACATCACACAACACCCCTGACGGATCTCTCCACAACTTGGTAGGGCCTCTTCAAGGCCTCCTTCTGCATCTCGTAGAGTAAGCGGATAGCGTTTCTTCCCAGCTTGAGCGCCTCCCTGAACTGCTCCTCCGTCATTGGACCGTCGGTTTGAAGCAGGGTTATCTCCTCTGCCTCCATGAGCATGGCCATCGGCATGTCGGCATCCCCCCACATGTCCTCATCGTGATTCGGGTCGCAGACCACGAAATCTCCCACCCTGCCCACCGCGCAGGCTGCCACGAGTCCTCTCATCGCTATCCCCGCGTTAGCTAGGGCGAGGGATGCGGCGTTCACTCCAGCTACCCTAGTGCCAGCGTCCGATCTCAGCACCTCTACGAATATGTCGATCACGGATCCTGGGTAGTTCTCCACGAAGATGGCTGGTTTCAGGGCTTCCCTTATCACCTTTGATAGTTCCACGCTTCTCCTGTCCGGTCCGGGCCTCTTCCTCTCCGGTGTGGAGAAGGGAGCCATGTTGTATCTGGTTCTCACCAGCGCCTTGTCAGGCAGGACTAGGTGCTTGGGATGCACCTCTCTCGGACCGAAAACTGCAGCCAGTATCTTATTACCGCCCCACTCGATGAATGCCGAGCCGTCGGCCTTGTCCAGTATGCCGACGGTCATTCTAACAGGCCTCATTTCGTAGGGCTTTCTCCCATCAGTCCTCACACCATCCTCGGTTATCAGGACCTCGGGCTTCTTCTCAACATACAGGGGCATGATCTTACACCTCCTCAACCAGAGAGTTCTTGGGTCAAGAAGGAAGATATTCTATCGCTGAGTCCTGAGACGTGAGATTCTGCCTCTATTTTCCTCAAAGCCTTCTCCAGAGC
This genomic window from Thermoproteota archaeon contains:
- the rrp42 gene encoding exosome complex protein Rrp42; the encoded protein is MFESEMLTHNLLKEYVKDLVSKGQRIDGRGFQDYRPIEVKEGTFTKAEGEAWIKLGNTQVLVGVKADVGEPFPDTPDKGVLVSNTELLPLASPTFEPGPPNENAIEVARVVDRAIRSADAVDMSSLVIVEGKLVYMLFLDMYVLDYDGNLEDALTIASLIALGRAEIPKVEVKEDGEIEVKEEKWRVNLKDLPINFTFVKIGDQLLLDPVLEEEQVSDAAITLAIDKEGRVCSIQKRHGKFTMEEILNAASIARSKWPEIAGRVREAI
- the rrp41 gene encoding exosome complex exonuclease Rrp41: MPLYVEKKPEVLITEDGVRTDGRKPYEMRPVRMTVGILDKADGSAFIEWGGNKILAAVFGPREVHPKHLVLPDKALVRTRYNMAPFSTPERKRPGPDRRSVELSKVIREALKPAIFVENYPGSVIDIFVEVLRSDAGTRVAGVNAASLALANAGIAMRGLVAACAVGRVGDFVVCDPNHDEDMWGDADMPMAMLMEAEEITLLQTDGPMTEEQFREALKLGRNAIRLLYEMQKEALKRPYQVVERSVRGVV